The genome window atgagatctggcttcTAACTAGAAGATCGAATATTTAAAAACCTATAGGTGCTTCTCCGTGGTTCACACCTTTGTCCCTCAGCTTATATGTTTGATCTCCAGCAGCTCCTGGGAAGGCAAGAAAAAAAGCGTCTCCAGACACTGTTGGTCAGCATCATGAAGCCTTCAATGCTCCTGTTGGTCCTGTTCCTCTGCGTGCTCCTGCTGCCTGCCCCGGGATGGAAAAAGAAGAAGTACTCTCGTAGGTAGCGAGGACTCCTTGTGAGCCAGGGCCAGGAGCTGTGCTCACTTCTGGACAAGGGAGTGGGTGTCTGGCATTGTGATTCAGGTTCCACCTTCCCAGATTGGCAGTTGGAGAACCCGAGAAATCCTCCAGCTGGGAAACTTCCCAAACAACAACGTTCATACATACACCGCGCGCAGCTAGATAGAGTATTTCCCAGTGCCTCTGAGGGTGGAGAGCCAACGCAGAGCTCCTTCCTCCATAGTTATAGAAGTTCTGTGATTCTTTTCATGAGAACAAAGTGGGTATCTATTAAATGCCCCGGCCGGGGTGTCAACGGGGGCGGGGGGCGACCCACCtgcgggagagaatgaaagggacgggGAGAAACGAAAGAACACAGCAAGACAGGGCTCtaatcaagctgcaaattttattctcctcagcaaggcttatatagcatgggagggggagggggcaggaaggagggaaggggtgcacgATGTGCCGATGTCCGTGAGGCTGCAGGGTGTTGTGCTGGGTggtaaggtcactggtcagggcccattgttctgttgctgtgctacCTGACCTACCggacctgttctttatctttgggggcatctggtttaggacctgtggcttgttctctggcctagctagtacttttccatggttcatgtttggtccctgacaatTAAAGAGACTTTATAGTGTAGATGGCTTTTAGAATTTTGAGAAGGCGCCAGAGTCCTTAGTGAGCAGAGCCATGGGTCCTGTGAGAAGAGATGGGAGTCAGTGGAGGGGGTAAAGAAAGTGGACTGAGAGATAAGGATCTGGGGAGAGGCCAGGGAAGTCGTTCAATGGGGGCAGCACTTGCCGTGAcaacctggggacctgagtttggaacccacataaatgtggagggagagaactgactccacaaagctgtgctctgacctccatgtgtgtgtcatggaacagccagacaggaaggaacatagagaaaacctggttcaagccaggcatggtgatcatgcctgtaatcccagcacttgggaggttgaagcaggggTTCAGAGGCATCTTCAGCTTTAcaggagttcaaggatagcctacGCTACAAgagagcccatctcaaaaaaaaaaggaaaacattcgtttggttatttgtcccatgtcctgggctcgttgcatgagctggctgtttgaaacctgggacttaggcagggacgcttggctcattctgggaggaggggactggacctgcctggactgagtctatcaggtcgatcccagtcctgggggggggggcggaggctggggggaaggggagggggcaggaagggagagaacaagggaatctgtggccattatgtagaactgaatagtattgtaaaataaaattaaaaaaatttacaaacagctactaaaaaaaaaaaagaaaagaaaagaaaagaaaaagaaaacaaaacaaaacccagaaagctTATTCATACTCTCTCTGTCTACCTGAGATAGGTCTTGTAATGAAGCTAGTAGATACCTCAGACTTCCATATCTCTTGTCGAGTCAATCTATACTTTACAGCTGGGGATATGTATGCCGGGGGCAGACAGAATCTGGTAAGTACTGTGGGAGCTGAGGTAATGAACTCAGTGGAGAGTCTGTGAGGTCAGGGCCAATGCAATGGCATCACTGTGAGGAGACACAGAAGACAGACACCTTGACAGGGATATGGGTCTCAGATTCTGGAAGGAAGCTCTGACTTCAGAAAGGGCTAGTCTTTGACTGACTGTGGGGCTCTATTAGTTTTTAACCATTTCCTTTCAATTTCAGAGAGAGAGCTGTCACTTCAGGAGTGCTGGGGACAGCCAAAAGTTAACGATTGTAAAAAGAAGTGTTCTAGACGTTTCAGATGTCtacaaaaaaatcacacatgCTGCTGGACCTACTGTGGGAACATCTGTGCACCAACTGGGGTGAGCTGAAGATGTGTGGGGGACATTGTCACTAGACTGTTAttcttcaacataaaaccaaaattGCCCAAATCTGAGGCACACAcaagacccacacacagacaagcactcatatatacacagagacccacacacagacagacactcatacatacacacagacccacacacagacccacacacagacagacactcatacatacatagagaCCCCCACACAagacccacacacagacccacacacagacaagcactcatacatacagatagacagatacagacatatatgcagacacatCTAGACACCcgcagacatacacagacatacatagacacatcCACATGCTCCTCCCATAGACATGTATAGCTAACAcatgtagagacagacagacacaaagacatatcattaattatacacacacagagacatacagagaaacaaacacaccCCAGACATGTATAGACatgcacatacagatacatacacacagatatacacttATTTCAAGCCCCCACcaagacatatacacacacagacacacagacagacagacagacagacagacagacagacagacacacacacacacacaccacacatgtacacagacacatccAGACACATAGACCAACACACAAGCAGacaggcacatagacacacatacagatacacacacacacacacacacacacacacacacacacacacacacatggagggagggaggggggggaaatGTCTTCCACACTGGGAAAGTAATTCATTGATACATcacacagcctttttttttttttttttttttttttttaaatacagtctCTCTGTGAGGccccaactgtcctggaacttgctctgtagaccaggctgacctcgaactctgcctgcctctgtctcttgagtgctaggattaaaggcatgcctctTTTAAATGCCTGTTTCCTAGTTCATCTGCATTTGTAACCATTGACTCCATCCTTAGAGTTTTCTGTCGACACACTGGTCTCCTCCAGATTTCTCAGTGCCCAGTGGACAGGTCATGGTGTCAGCCACCCATGTGTCAGCCAGTGGGAACAAGGCTTAAGGACAAATGTTTCTTTCTCAGAAACATTGTATCTTTAAGAATCTAAACTTTCTCTTTTGCAGaaattttttgaaagaaagaaataaccctgacttctcagtggcctGGCCTCATGTGAACTAGCAGACGATTGGAGACCTCAGTGGTGACTTTAGAAATGCTATGTTTATTGATGGGTAAAAAggcaaacatacttgaaaaataaATCACTCAAACAGCTGGGCTCCAGTGTTGTTtctgttcttcccttcctccttcctcccttcttccttccttccttccttccttccttccttccttccttccttccttccttccttccttccttccttcctcccttccttccttcctccctccctccctccctccctccctccctcccccctctctctctccctccctccctccctcccccctccctccctccctccctccttccttccttcctttcttcctttttcttcatttctactATTCTCCCCTGAATATCTTGCTTTAAAAATGAttcattcttttataatttcacGTTATATATCATGTTTTTTGATCAAAGCCTCTGTATTATTGTGTCTTACTTCCTCTCAATCCCATCAAATCTCTTCTTCTTTCAaagtctttctcctctctgttttttgagacagggtctttccacacagccttggctgtcctaaaacagACTGTGTtgaccaggttgacctcgaacttagtgctgagattaaaggcgtgtgccaccacactaggtTCCTCTTCTACTCTTGATTGTGTGTCTTACAATTGCTAACTGTAGGAATTTTACCACCTTATGTGGCTTAGAATTTATAAGCTACTCTTACAGACTTTCTCAGGTCCTATTTGAATATGAAGCATTGGCATGtgaccccttttctttttctttttttttcttttaaagatttatttattatgtatacagtgttctgcctgcatgccagaaaatggcaccagatctcattttaggtagttgggagccaccatgtggttgctgggagttgaactcaggacctctggaagaacagccagtgctcttaacaactgatccatctctccagccctcatttcattttttaaagcgcAGgtctttcataattttttttgtttttaggtatATGGAGGTAATACTTTATGTTACAtcaaacaaagtaaacaaatgtaTGAGTACCTGGTGGATGACAGGAGCCAGGTTTCTAACCAGTGTGGGGACATTCACAAGGAAGCCTTCATCAACAGCTGGAGACTTCCCTCAACACTGGTCATCTGCATGGCAGCAGGCCCCAGCAGCTCCCAGGACCAGCTGACCTGTGTGGAGTTAATTATTAGGCCATCACTGTGGACCTAGGCTTCGTGGAGTCCTATACAGATATTTCCTATAGTCTCCCAGCATGGCATGCTAGACACTTTGCCCCAAGGCCAGCAACTTCAGACTGAGTCTTTAAACCTACCTTAGACACGAGGGATATATTAAGGATCTACCAGCCTGGATGGCGTTCTTTGgactttgtggtgatatattgtgtaccctagtaaaatatgcctgaagatcagagaacagaacaagccactagattaaacatagaggccagacagtagtgacacacacctttaatcctagcattcgggaggcagaggttcatgtggatgtctgtgagttcaaagccaccctggactaaatgagattgattcagtctaggagagaaacagccaggcagtggtggcacactcctttaatcccaggatttgggagttacatgcctttaatcccagtactgggaagcacacacgcctttaatggctgagcagagaaaagtatataaggcaggaggagacaggaactagaagccttttcAGCTGAGTAAGCTCATTTGGCTAACGGTCTATTGGCTGAGGCTTTTCGGGGGAGGAATCCCTTCTGGCTAGAAGCCTTTTGGCTAGACAGCCTTTTCAGGAtgaggagttggggaggtaaGAGgcggtagctgtggcttgttcctttgtctctgtgtgatctttcagcatttatacAATATCTGACTAtaggattcttcttcttcttcttcttcttcttcttcttcttcttcttcttcttcttcttcttcttcttcttcttcttcttcttctccttcttctcctttttaaaagatgtatttatttattttgtatatagtgttctgtctgcatgcatacctgcaggccagaagagggcatcagatctcattacagatttttttcccactatgtggttgctgggaattgaactcaggacctctggaagtacagccagtgctctttacccctgagccatctctctagcccaggatTTTCTGttaaaagaccatttagtaattcgtGCAACAGGACTTGCTATAGGACCAGGTCCTAAAAGGTCCCACAGGTCCCACAGGTCCTACAGGTCCTACAAGGTCCCCAAGGCCCAGAGCTTCAGGCTTGTGTTAGGCCAGCCCCCTGCCTGCACCACCAGCTCCAGGCTCTAGACCATACTTAATACCAGGTCgttgtttttttctaaatgtaaGGTCCATACAGCATGAGGCTGGCCCTCTCACCCCTATGTGCCAGGGCAGCACCTCTGGTCCCAGCATCTAGGCTTGTCCCCACAGAAGCAGGCCCACCCAGTTCTAAGCTACTTTCTGGCTGCAGGTTTAAGGCATATCTCATGAAGAGTCAGCAGCTCTGGCCTTAAATACCAGCTAAGCACCTGCAAACACAATATCCAAGCCGTATAGCTTGATGCTCCTTGACCTTAGCAATCCCATATTC of Peromyscus maniculatus bairdii isolate BWxNUB_F1_BW_parent chromosome 4, HU_Pman_BW_mat_3.1, whole genome shotgun sequence contains these proteins:
- the Wfdc11 gene encoding protein WFDC11 — protein: MKPSMLLLVLFLCVLLLPAPGWKKKKYSQRELSLQECWGQPKVNDCKKKCSRRFRCLQKNHTCCWTYCGNICAPTGKFFERKK